Proteins encoded by one window of Mesorhizobium sp. INR15:
- a CDS encoding glycoside hydrolase family 108 protein, producing the protein MAPVIISTLNVFIRSLGPDLYPHPVSKGTVMAMSREKESLAKVLAHEGGYSNHPADPGGPTMKGVTQRVYDGYRKGKGMDPRPVKGITTDEINAIYDRQYWDAVQADALPDGVDYVLFDGAVNSGPGRSIMWLQQALRPVYTARIDGVLGVGTLAALKAINNNDALIDRICDARMAFLRRLTTFATFGRGWTARVAEVRSIGQAWATGKTPQAADFVAGGQPKAIVEDAQGAVDRAGRSRNRRRRRWRRSGRHVGRTAEPDLALLLFERTDRQGCRGPGSGQRRAGRRRPCL; encoded by the coding sequence TTGGCGCCGGTCATCATCTCAACTTTGAACGTTTTCATCAGGTCCCTCGGGCCTGACCTCTATCCCCATCCGGTATCGAAAGGAACCGTCATGGCTATGTCCCGTGAAAAGGAATCGCTTGCCAAAGTGCTTGCGCACGAAGGCGGCTATTCGAACCATCCGGCCGATCCCGGCGGCCCGACGATGAAGGGCGTTACCCAGCGCGTCTATGATGGCTACCGAAAGGGCAAGGGCATGGACCCGCGCCCGGTGAAGGGCATCACCACTGACGAAATCAACGCCATCTATGATCGCCAGTATTGGGACGCGGTGCAGGCCGATGCGCTGCCTGATGGCGTCGATTACGTGCTGTTTGACGGCGCGGTCAATTCCGGCCCTGGCCGATCGATCATGTGGCTTCAGCAAGCCCTGCGGCCCGTCTACACCGCGCGCATTGATGGCGTGCTTGGTGTGGGGACGCTGGCGGCGCTGAAGGCCATTAACAACAACGATGCTCTGATCGATCGCATCTGCGATGCCCGTATGGCTTTCCTGCGCCGTCTCACCACGTTCGCGACTTTTGGCAGGGGCTGGACGGCTCGCGTTGCCGAGGTCCGTTCAATCGGGCAGGCCTGGGCCACAGGCAAGACGCCACAGGCCGCTGACTTCGTTGCGGGCGGTCAGCCAAAGGCGATCGTCGAGGATGCGCAGGGTGCCGTCGACCGCGCCGGCCGATCTCGCAACCGGCGGCGGCGTCGCTGGCGGCGGTCTGGCCGGCACGTTGGGCGAACTGCAGAACCAGATCTCGCCCTTCTCCTATTCGAGCGAACTGATCGGCAAGGTTGTCGTGGTCCTGGCTCTGGTCAGCGCCGTGCTGGTCGTCGGCGGCCTTGCCTATAG
- a CDS encoding DUF768 domain-containing protein has protein sequence MSTRGTDFLHEWLIENLPTITGSDIISVADAIQRMTRAAKLRGIGMEEIEEESGSVYEMVLDAIVHHDPGLPEGPYQKNSLAPPMSSIRRLCRGCPSWQYF, from the coding sequence ATGAGCACACGTGGAACCGACTTCCTACACGAATGGCTGATTGAAAACCTGCCGACCATTACCGGCTCCGACATCATCTCGGTCGCGGACGCGATACAACGGATGACGCGCGCCGCCAAATTGCGCGGCATCGGCATGGAAGAAATCGAGGAAGAGAGCGGCAGCGTATATGAGATGGTCCTCGACGCCATTGTGCACCATGACCCAGGACTACCTGAAGGGCCGTACCAAAAAAACAGCTTGGCCCCGCCTATGTCATCTATCCGCCGCCTCTGCAGGGGTTGCCCTTCCTGGCAGTACTTCTAA
- a CDS encoding LysR family transcriptional regulator produces the protein MIDAIEGISTFIAVAEARSFRVAGERLGITRSAVSQGLQRLEDRLGVALVQRTTRSVHLTEAGEQLYATARPALADVRAALQAVQELRTRPSGMLRIAVSTIAESFLSGMALPSFLEAYPDIRLDLTVTDEEFDIVREGFDAGVRLGEVIEQDMIAVSVSTEQRHVAVASRSYLSRHMAPDHPGELSAHTCIGWRARPDVAPYRWEFTENGRDFDVAVEPRVTTNDMATMIRLACSGAGITFGMQETFRPYLERGELVPLLEAFCPPFPGFYLYYPRRQHQPLKLRVLVDHLRRWNRERGA, from the coding sequence ATGATCGACGCAATCGAAGGCATTTCCACATTCATCGCTGTCGCGGAGGCGCGCAGCTTTCGCGTGGCGGGCGAACGCTTGGGCATTACCCGCTCGGCCGTCAGCCAAGGCCTGCAGCGGTTGGAGGATCGGCTGGGAGTGGCGCTCGTCCAGCGAACGACGCGCAGCGTCCATCTCACCGAGGCCGGTGAGCAATTGTATGCGACAGCTCGCCCCGCGCTGGCGGATGTCAGAGCGGCGCTTCAGGCGGTGCAGGAACTTCGCACGCGCCCAAGCGGCATGCTTCGCATCGCCGTTTCCACCATCGCCGAGAGCTTTCTTTCAGGAATGGCACTGCCCAGCTTTCTCGAGGCCTATCCCGATATCCGGCTCGACCTCACCGTCACCGATGAAGAGTTCGACATCGTGCGCGAAGGGTTCGATGCCGGGGTCCGGCTTGGCGAGGTGATCGAACAGGATATGATCGCGGTCTCCGTCTCGACGGAGCAACGGCATGTGGCGGTCGCATCGCGGTCCTATCTTTCGCGGCACATGGCGCCTGATCATCCGGGTGAGTTGTCGGCGCACACCTGCATCGGCTGGCGTGCCCGGCCCGATGTCGCGCCCTATCGATGGGAATTCACCGAGAATGGGCGCGACTTCGATGTGGCGGTCGAGCCAAGGGTGACGACCAATGACATGGCAACGATGATCCGGCTCGCATGCTCCGGCGCCGGCATCACCTTTGGCATGCAGGAGACCTTCCGTCCCTATCTGGAACGCGGCGAGCTCGTGCCGCTGCTGGAGGCGTTTTGTCCGCCTTTTCCCGGGTTTTATCTCTATTATCCGCGCCGGCAACACCAGCCGCTCAAGCTGCGCGTGCTCGTCGACCATCTTCGCCGGTGGAACCGTGAACGAGGCGCCTGA
- a CDS encoding ETC complex I subunit, translating into MSARIFSPAKTAMQSGKAKTGYWVLEFDPESRKKIDPLMGYTTSGDMKSQIRLTFETREEAVAYAEKEGLAFRVEEPKETKRRQISYAENFRYDRRTPWTH; encoded by the coding sequence ATGTCCGCGCGCATTTTCAGCCCTGCCAAAACCGCGATGCAGTCCGGCAAGGCCAAGACAGGCTACTGGGTGCTGGAATTCGATCCTGAGAGCCGCAAGAAGATCGACCCGCTGATGGGCTACACCACCTCCGGTGACATGAAGAGCCAGATCAGACTGACCTTCGAGACACGCGAAGAGGCGGTTGCCTATGCGGAGAAGGAAGGGCTGGCTTTCCGCGTCGAGGAGCCCAAGGAAACCAAGCGCCGTCAGATTTCCTACGCGGAAAATTTCCGCTATGACCGCCGCACGCCCTGGACGCATTGA
- a CDS encoding acyltransferase family protein — translation MPTLGGANTLPKQVYRRDIDGLRAIAVLAVLFYHVGISAVPGGFVGVDVFFVISGYLIGGRIFHCLATGQFSFIDFYERRARRILPAYFAVSTLTAIAAYAFFMPEELVRFSKSLIASSLLSGNFGTRTDYFRPAAETLPLLHYWSLGVEEHFYLLFPVIALFTWRFGPRALASILAIILVSSLIASQWMLSISPAITFYWLPFRAWELFIGSMLALPFFKPPKSLLIGSIASTAGVLVVLATLILYSSSMPFPGIAALPPCIGAALIIWGGQRQNFASRFLGLEPMNYIGRSSYSLYLIHWPVIVFARLLYPDASISVFSAVTIAGSFALAGLSYQFIEIPTRNREGFWQPRRIFEMSTFGVVASLALAGFTFASGGFLNRLPSDVQDLLTYRSRYENRTDAGYRNGQCFVGYGDTYATIDQATCLPVEGSVALLWGDSYAAHYTIGLRPILEHKGFVFAQLNDAGCPPIVGRNFPQQPNCKAFNDAAFEWIKKNRPKLVIMSARWFYMSSSWFYDEQAIQSLKRQISEFPAETAVVILGQSPTYEEEVPVILARRRLRGDRSTISEGEIRSRIFGADRMMKAEMADTPALYVSVLDAVCPNQKCPMYADGTPIHLDQGHLTDVGSKLFAERISAEIASSKKLIAK, via the coding sequence TTGCCCACGCTCGGCGGTGCGAACACGTTGCCAAAGCAAGTCTATCGGCGAGACATCGATGGCCTACGCGCAATCGCGGTTCTAGCCGTGCTGTTTTATCACGTCGGAATTTCAGCCGTTCCTGGGGGTTTTGTTGGCGTCGACGTGTTCTTCGTCATATCTGGTTACTTGATCGGTGGGCGGATTTTCCATTGTTTGGCAACCGGACAATTTAGCTTCATCGACTTCTACGAACGGCGAGCCCGGCGAATCCTACCCGCTTACTTCGCTGTGTCGACGCTGACTGCGATCGCGGCCTACGCCTTTTTCATGCCAGAAGAGTTGGTTAGGTTCTCAAAATCTCTAATCGCCTCTTCGCTGCTTTCAGGAAATTTTGGCACGCGGACCGACTATTTTAGACCGGCGGCTGAGACGCTGCCGCTCCTCCACTATTGGTCGCTCGGGGTGGAGGAGCATTTCTACTTGCTGTTTCCTGTTATCGCGCTTTTTACGTGGCGGTTTGGCCCCCGTGCCCTTGCGTCGATCCTTGCGATAATTCTTGTGAGCTCACTCATCGCCTCCCAATGGATGCTATCGATCTCGCCAGCGATAACTTTCTACTGGCTTCCATTTAGGGCTTGGGAACTGTTCATCGGCAGTATGCTCGCGCTGCCGTTTTTCAAGCCACCAAAGTCGCTTTTGATAGGCTCTATAGCGAGCACCGCCGGCGTTCTCGTGGTTCTGGCGACGCTAATTCTATATTCATCGTCTATGCCGTTTCCCGGCATCGCAGCTTTGCCCCCATGCATCGGGGCAGCACTCATAATTTGGGGTGGTCAGCGCCAGAATTTCGCCAGCCGTTTCCTTGGGCTGGAGCCAATGAATTACATCGGTCGCAGTTCCTACAGCCTCTATCTCATCCATTGGCCCGTCATCGTTTTTGCTAGGCTTCTTTACCCTGACGCATCGATTTCCGTGTTTTCGGCCGTCACCATCGCCGGGTCATTCGCCCTAGCTGGGCTCTCCTACCAATTTATCGAAATCCCGACTCGTAACCGGGAAGGATTTTGGCAGCCGCGCCGGATATTCGAGATGTCGACGTTCGGGGTCGTCGCATCACTCGCGCTGGCTGGCTTCACATTCGCAAGCGGCGGTTTCCTCAACAGGCTGCCCTCCGACGTTCAGGATCTCCTTACCTATAGATCCAGATACGAAAACCGCACAGACGCGGGCTATCGGAATGGTCAGTGTTTCGTCGGGTACGGTGATACCTACGCAACCATAGATCAAGCCACATGCCTGCCCGTCGAGGGTTCGGTCGCGCTACTGTGGGGCGACAGTTACGCCGCGCATTACACTATCGGGCTTCGACCTATTCTAGAACACAAGGGCTTTGTCTTCGCTCAGCTCAACGATGCTGGCTGCCCTCCGATTGTCGGACGTAACTTTCCGCAGCAACCCAATTGCAAAGCGTTCAATGACGCTGCGTTCGAATGGATAAAAAAGAACCGCCCAAAGCTTGTCATCATGTCAGCAAGGTGGTTTTACATGTCGTCAAGTTGGTTTTACGACGAACAGGCCATCCAGTCGCTTAAAAGGCAGATATCAGAGTTTCCAGCTGAAACGGCCGTCGTTATCCTTGGGCAATCGCCAACCTACGAAGAGGAGGTTCCTGTCATTCTAGCTCGTCGCCGGTTGCGTGGGGACCGCTCCACCATATCCGAGGGCGAGATCCGCAGCCGCATTTTCGGAGCGGATAGAATGATGAAGGCCGAGATGGCTGATACTCCGGCCTTGTATGTGTCTGTGCTCGACGCGGTGTGCCCAAACCAGAAATGCCCGATGTATGCTGACGGGACTCCTATCCATCTCGACCAGGGGCATCTAACAGATGTCGGGTCAAAACTCTTCGCGGAGAGGATCAGTGCAGAGATCGCATCGTCCAAAAAGCTGATCGCCAAATAA